In the Podospora pseudocomata strain CBS 415.72m chromosome 5, whole genome shotgun sequence genome, one interval contains:
- a CDS encoding hypothetical protein (EggNog:ENOG503NUPN; COG:L) — MTSGESAQQAKEPRSPELGPFKDQIARPQDPDSENTNADLASLKYSLLGPSLTKAGQDKVDQSKVAEVIYNSSKGSKFFNREEERDKALTVKIDQILAKKRQLEKLDLSRELRAADALLAQLEASRDLTQHIVHIDCDAFYAAVEQLDRPELADLPFAVGGGVLTTCNYVARRFGCRSGMAGFVAKNLCPQLILLPLNFDKYNAKAAEVREILADYDPRFESASIDEAYLNITQYSIDHGMEAADVVSQMRREIHEKTHITVSAGIAANARLAKICSNMNKPNGQYVLPRDRVVIMEFMRDLSCRQVNGIGRVLERELGAVGISTCGDVYTQRQFIEKLFGEKTYNFLLRCYLGLGRTSIQPAEEYERKSVGTERTFRDMDNPTQLREQLRRIAEELEKDMRRAECKGRTLCIKVKLHTYEVLTRQIAPPKAVYLADDLYDYALPMLVKLEQEVPNMKLRLLGLRCTHLLSTKKPDTMAFFGFRPRRVGSVETGESTSRMNPKKAAGTGEEWEEWPSEARNDVLLAERAGSSSGTDSPFWRHGKEVLPNPKKEKQPAEVMQEELWDCPICNRPQTPDERQFNEHIDLCLSRQTIRDAIQQVAASTPPPGKPSIPEAKKSKDKKRGRQSTAADPRQKKLRFT, encoded by the exons ATGACCTCGGGCGAGTCAGCACAGCAAGCAAAGGAGCCACGCTCTCCAGAGCTTGGACCATTCAAGGACCAAATAGCACGACCTCAAGATCCAGATAGTGAAAATACCAATGCCGATCTTGCCTCGCTAAAGTACTCACTTCTTGGTCCGTCCTTGACAAAGGCCGGCCAGGACAAGGTTGATCAGTCCAAG GTCGCCGAAGTTATCTATAATTCTTCCAAAGGTTCCAAGTTCTTCAACCGTGAGGAGGAAAGAGACAAAGCCCTGACGGTTAAGATTGATCAAATCCTCGCCAAAAAGCGACAGTTGGAGAAGCTAGACCTCTCTCGGGAGCTCAGGGCTGCAGATGCGCTGCTTGCACAACTCGAGGCCTCACGTGATCTTACTCAACACATTGTTCATATCGATTGCGATGCCTTCTACGCCGCTGTTGAACAACTGGACCGTCCCGAGCTCGCAGACCTCCCCTTTGCCGTGGGTGGGGGCGTTCTGACAACCTGTAACTATGTAGCTCGGAGATTTGGATGCCGAAGCGGCATGGCCGGCTTTGTGGCAAAAAATCTCTGCCCCCAGCTCATTTTGCTTCCACTCAATTTCGACAAGTATAACGCAAAGGCTGCCGAGGTGCGAGAGATCTTAGCAGACTACGACCCCCGGTTCGAAAGTGCCAGTATTGACGAGGCCTatctcaacatcacccagTACAGCATCGACCACGGCATGGAAGCTGCCGATGTGGTGTCCCAAATGAGAAGGGAGATACATGAAAAGACACACATCACCGTGTCCGCAGGGATTGCAGCCAATGCACGTCTGGCGAAAATCTGCTCCAACATGAATAAGCCTAACGGACAATACGTTCTTCCTCGTGACCGGGTCGTCATCATGGAGTTCATGCGGGACCTCTCGTGCCGGCAAGTCAACGGTATCGGACGAGTTCTAGAGCGGGAGCTTGGTGCCGTTGGCATAAGCACCTGCGGCGACGTTTATACGCAACGACAGTTCATCGAGAAACTTTTCGGTGAGAAGACCTACAACTTCCTTTTGCGGTGCTATCTTGGCCTTGGACGCACGAGCATACAGCCTGCCGAAGAGTATGAGCGCAAGAGTGTTGGAACAGAGCGCACGTTCCGTGACATGGATAATCCGACCCAGTTACGTGAGCAGCTCAGACGAATAGCAGAAGAGTTGGAAAAGGATATGCGGCGGGCTGAATGCAAAGGTCGGACTCTCTGCATCAAGGTCAAGCTACATACGTATGAGGTGCTCACACGTCAAATAGCGCCGCCAAAGGCGGTCTATCTCGCCGATGACTTGTACGACTACGCACTGCCAATGCTGGTGAAGCTTGAACAAGAGGTCCCTAATATGAAGTTACGCCTCCTGGGCCTCCGATGTACCCATCTACTCAGCACAAAAAAGCCAGATACAATGGCCTTTTTTGGGTTCAGACCGAGAAGGGTGGGCTCTGTAGAGACTGGGGAATCTACCAGCCGCATGAATCCAAAGAAAGCCGCTGGCACTGGagaagagtgggaggagtggcCCTCTGAAGCACGCAACGATGTCCTCCTGGCTGAGCGCGCAGGGAGCAGCTCAGGGACCGACAGTCCATTCTGGAGACATGGCAAAGAAGTTCTCCCCAACCCGAAGAAGGAAAAACAGCCTGCTGAGGTGATGCAGGAGGAGCTTTGGGACTGCCCAATATGCAACCGACCACAAACGCCTGATGAAAGACAGTTCAATGAGCACATTGATCTATGTCTCTCGAGGCAAACTATTCGAGACGCCATTCAACAGGTCGCtgcttcaacccctccacccggCAAGCCCAGTATTCCTGAAGCAAAGAAGAGCAAAGAtaagaagagaggaaggcAATCAACAGCAGCCGATCCTCGACAGAAGAAGCTTCGGTTTACATGA
- a CDS encoding hypothetical protein (COG:P; EggNog:ENOG503NV12) has protein sequence MSRRRRELAQNHPRAVVLISRCRSWLPPLNFITIHYAYFISVCLVSSLVFWGSSSPAWSISYTDSLFLVVSAMTEAGLNTVNLSQLTTWQQSLLFLLIIFGSSIWVSIWTVMTRKHAFEQRFRDVIQSERRRRTSHGGSALSLGRLPNFRSSRRSLSSHTAQHQPAAYRLSSIDNQHVSLPQTNRLEADATTNFDRACINGEASENTNPTHIAFVDTNLPDMQVHDGIKATSTAAQHVPLDNQPVYRSVLAHGRPEEGTKCHSGMRSFLTHRSSNRNAQFFDLTNEEREQLGGCEYRALKVLALLVPVYFVLWQSLGCIALGAWINNNQAEPPLRNGINPWWLGIFNGASAFNNSGMSLLDANMIPFQNSYFVLVTMGLMILAGNTAYPVFLRLIVWSLLRLLSLVTREEEYNPLKDTLKFILQYPRRIYTNLFPARATWWLLFMLVLLNSIDWVAFEVLNIGNPPIESIPPGSRVLDGLFQAIAVRSGGFYVVPIPSVYTGLQVLYVIMMYISAYPVVVTMRHSNVYEERSLGIYVEDDAPDSDPEQSPLTHHGPPPSRVSPQGGLSALHRAFSWTVTWHGVGARPPSLRRPESRISFISQQIHGQLAHDLWWLSLAILVIVTINTSNFMADPINFSVFNVIFEVVSAYGCVGISVGVPHDSYSFCGGWHPVSKLLLCVVMLRGRHRGLPVALDRAVRLPGEELEQEEEEDHQIRMSMGGNRRVSSEA, from the exons ATGTCGCGTCGACGGCGTGAACTTGCGCAAAACCACCCTCGGGCCGTGGTACTTATCTCTCGTTGTCGTTCTTGGCTCCCGCCGTTGAACTTCATAACCATCCATTATGCCTACTTCATCAGCGTTTGTCTGGTCTCGTCACTTGTCTTTTGGGGGTCGTCCAGTCCAGCTTGGAGCATCAGCTATACTGACAGCTTGTTCCTGGTTGTATCCGCCATGACGGAAGCTGGCTTGAACACAGTCAACCTAAGTCAACTGACAACGTGGCAGCAGTCGCTACTTTTTCTCCTCATCATATTTGGCAGCTCCATCTGGGTGTCTATATGGACGGTCATGACGAGGAAACACGCCTTCGAGCAACGCTTTCGGGATGTGATTCAATCAGAGCGCCGGCGACGAACTTCTCATGGAGGAAGCGCTCTCAGTCTCGGCAGATTACCGAATTTTCGTTCATCTCGGCGATCGCTATCATCGCACACAGCCCAGCACCAACCCGCAGCTTACAGACTGAGTTCCATAGATAACCAGCACGTTTCGCTTCCCCAAACGAACCGGCTCGAGGctgatgccaccaccaactttgATCGAGCTTGTATCAATGGCGAAGCCTCCGAAAACACAAATCCCACTCATATCGCTTTTGTAGACACTAATCTCCCGGACATGCAAGTCCACGATGGGATCAAGGCCACGTCAACAGCGGCCCAACATGTCCCCCTCGATAACCAGCCAGTATACCGAAGCGTACTCGCTCATGGCAGGCCAGAAGAGGGCACAAAGTGTCATTCTGGCATGCGAAGCTTCCTCACTCATCGTTCCAGCAATAGAAACGCTCAGTTCTTCGACCTGACCAACGAAGAACGGGAACAGCTAGGCGGTTGCGAGTATCGAGCGCTCAAAGTCCTTGCCTTGCTTGTGCCTGTCTACTTTGTCCTCTGGCAGTCTCTTGGCTGCATCGCGCTCGGAGCCTggatcaacaacaaccaagccGAGCCGCCGCTGAGAAATGGCATAAACCCCTGGTGGCTGGGGATATTCAACGGCGCCTCGGCATTCAACAATTCAGGAATGTCGCTCTTGGATGCCAATATGATTCCCTTTCAGAACTCATACTTTGTTCTTGTCACCATGGGGCTGATGATTCTCGCCGGCAATACGGCCTATCCTGTCTTTTTGAGGCTCATTGTTTGGTCTCTCTTGAGGTTGTTATCTCTGGTGACACGAGAGGAGGAGTACAACCCCCTTAAGGACACCTTGAAATTTATTCTTCAGTACCCGCGCCGCATCTATACCAACCTCTTTCCCGCTCGCGCCACTTGGTGGCTATTGTTTATGCTCGTTTTGCTGAACAGCATTGACTGGGTCGCTTTCGAGGTTCTCAACATTGGCAACCCACCTATCGAAAGCATACCTCCTGGATCTCGCGTGCTTGATGGGTTGTTTCAAGCTATTG CCGTACGTTCGGGTGGGTTTTATGTtgttcccatcccatcagtATACACCGGACTGCAAGTCTTGTATGTGATCATGATGTATATATCAGCGTACCCGGTGGTGGTCACAATGCGACATTCAAACGTCTATGAAGAGCGGTCTCTTGGTATCTATGTTGAAGACGATGCGCCTGATTCAGATCCAGAACAATCTCCCCTCACTCATCACGGACCGCCACCCAGTAGGGTTTCCCCTCAAGGCGGCCTGTCAGCACTTCACCGAGCGTTTAGTTGGACGGTAACATGGCATGGTGTTGGGGCTCGGCCACCTTCTCTCCGGAGGCCCGAGTCGCGCATCAGCTTCATCAGCCAGCAGATACACGGACAATTGGCCCACGACCTCTGGTGGTTAAGTCTGGCGATTTTGGTCATCGTTACCATCAATACGAGCAACTTCATGGCAGATCCCATCAACTTCAGTGTTTTCAACGTCATATTCGAGGTGGTGTCGGCGTATGGCTGCGTTGGCATCAGCGTTGGAGTACCACACGACTCATACAGTTTTTGTGGGGGTTGGCATCCCGTGTCAAAACTCTTACTTTGTGTTGTCATGCTTCGTGGCAGGCACAGGGGGTTACCGGTCGCCCTAGATAGGGCTGTTCGACTTCCCggtgaggagcttgagcaggaagaggaggaggatcatCAGATTAGGATGAGCATGGGGGGCAACCGTCGAGTAAGCAGTGAAGCCTAG
- the FPR2_2 gene encoding Peptidyl-prolyl cis-trans isomerase fpr2 (COG:O; EggNog:ENOG503P579): MQGLLLSLSLLASAAVGVLASDDLKIDVTLPVECDRVTKKGDKINVHYKGTLKSNGEKFDSSYDRQSPFSFKLGAGMVIKGWDEGLVDMCIGEKRTLTIGPSYGYGDRNVGPIPAGSTLVFETELVGIEGVPKPESIVTKLATDAPEATASAKVVEKVASVAKQAAEVVETIIADTDDTQEHNEL, encoded by the exons ATGCAAGGCCTTCTGCTCTCGCTTTCCCTGCTCGCCTCGGCAGCTGTCGGCGTCCTCGCCTCCGATGACCTCAAGATTGATGTCACGCTCCCCGTTGAGTGCGATCGCGTAACCAAGAAGGGCGACAAGATCAATGTCCATTACAAGGGCACACTCAAGTCCAATGGCGAGAAGTTCGATTCGA GCTACGACCGTCAATCGCCATTCTCATTCAAGCTTGGAGCTGGCATGGTTATCAAGGG TTGGGACGAGGGTCTCGTCGATATGTGCATCGGCGAGAAGCGGACATTGACCATTGGCCCAAGCTACGGCTATGGTGACCGCAATGTTGGACCTATTCCCGCTGGATCTACTCTTG TCTTCGAAACGGAATTGGTTGGCATTGAGGGTGTGCCAAAACCCGAATCGATTGTTACCAAATTGGCCACCGATGCTCCCGAGGCCACGGCAAGCGCGAAGGTTGTTGAAAAGGTGGCCAGCGTCGCCAAGCAGGCggctgaggttgttgagaccATCATTGCCGACACCGACGATACTCAGGAGCACAACGAGCTCTAG